From a single Kitasatospora azatica KCTC 9699 genomic region:
- a CDS encoding ABC transporter permease, protein MNAARTLATARRVLAQLRHDPRTIALLLVVPCVLLTLLHYMYDGQPHAFDRIGAALLGIFPLVVMFLVTSVAMLRERTTGTLERLLTMPMAKLDLLLGYALAFGAIALVQAGLASALTLGLLGLKVAGPTWLLVAVAVADGLLGMALGLFVSAFAATEFQAVQFLPAVLLPQLLLCGLFVPRAEMATGLHWVSDLLPLSYAVDAMTRLTVDAGVGGRTVADLAVVAGAALLALTLGAATLRRRTA, encoded by the coding sequence GTGAACGCCGCCCGGACCCTGGCCACCGCCCGTCGGGTGCTGGCCCAACTGCGCCACGACCCGCGCACCATCGCCCTGTTGCTGGTCGTCCCCTGCGTGCTGCTCACCCTGCTGCACTACATGTACGACGGCCAGCCGCACGCCTTCGACCGGATCGGCGCCGCACTGCTCGGGATCTTCCCGCTGGTCGTGATGTTCCTGGTCACCTCGGTGGCGATGCTGCGCGAGCGGACCACCGGGACCTTGGAGCGGCTGCTCACCATGCCGATGGCCAAGCTCGACCTACTGCTCGGCTATGCGCTCGCCTTCGGGGCGATCGCGCTGGTCCAGGCGGGGCTGGCGTCCGCGCTGACGCTGGGCCTGCTCGGCCTGAAGGTGGCCGGACCGACCTGGTTGCTGGTCGCGGTGGCGGTCGCGGACGGGCTGCTGGGGATGGCGCTCGGGCTCTTCGTCTCGGCCTTCGCGGCCACCGAGTTCCAGGCGGTCCAGTTCCTGCCCGCCGTCCTGCTGCCCCAACTGCTGCTCTGCGGCCTGTTCGTGCCGCGCGCCGAGATGGCGACGGGGCTGCACTGGGTCTCCGACCTGCTGCCGCTCTCCTATGCGGTGGACGCGATGACCCGGCTGACCGTGGACGCCGGGGTCGGCGGGCGCACGGTGGCCGACCTCGCGGTGGTGGCGGGCGCGGCCCTGCTGGCACTGACGCTGGGCGCGGCCACTCTGCGGCGGCGGACGGCGTAG
- a CDS encoding ABC transporter ATP-binding protein codes for MMNFEADASPAIRVDGLTVVRGGRPVLPGLDLTVARGAITGLLGPSGCGKTTLLRSIVGVQRLAGGSVEVLGHPAGAAALRDRVGYVTQAPSVYADLSVAENLRYFAAVLGAPRTDPARVIAQVGLAGREHDLVADLSGGQRARVSLAAALLGNPELLVLDEPTVGLDPVLRQELWQLFRRLADAGATLLVSSHVMDEAGRCDRLLLMREGRLLAEDTPAELLRRTGTADIDAAFLALVATVEVPA; via the coding sequence ATGATGAATTTCGAGGCCGACGCCTCCCCTGCGATCCGGGTGGACGGCCTGACCGTGGTCCGCGGCGGCCGACCGGTGCTGCCCGGACTTGACCTCACCGTCGCGCGTGGCGCGATCACCGGACTGCTCGGCCCGAGCGGCTGCGGCAAGACCACGCTGCTCCGCTCGATCGTCGGCGTGCAGCGCCTGGCGGGCGGCAGCGTCGAGGTGCTCGGCCACCCGGCCGGCGCGGCGGCGCTGCGCGACCGGGTCGGCTACGTCACCCAGGCGCCCTCCGTCTACGCCGACCTGTCGGTGGCCGAGAACCTGCGCTACTTCGCCGCCGTGCTCGGCGCACCGCGCACCGATCCGGCCCGGGTGATCGCCCAGGTCGGCCTGGCCGGACGCGAGCACGACCTGGTCGCCGACCTGTCCGGCGGCCAGCGCGCACGGGTCTCGCTGGCCGCGGCCCTGCTCGGCAACCCCGAGCTGTTGGTTCTGGACGAGCCGACCGTCGGCCTCGACCCGGTGCTGCGCCAGGAGCTCTGGCAGCTCTTCCGCCGACTGGCCGACGCCGGCGCCACCCTGCTGGTCTCCAGTCACGTCATGGACGAGGCCGGGCGCTGCGACCGCCTGCTGCTGATGCGCGAGGGGCGACTGCTCGCCGAGGACACCCCCGCCGAACTGCTGCGCCGCACCGGCACCGCCGACATCGACGCCGCCTTCCTCGCCCTCGTCGCCACCGTGGAGGTGCCCGCGTGA